The sequence TGGTCAACGTCGTGGGCGGCGCGGCGGGCGAGTACCACCGGCCCAGCGCGCAGCCGATCGACTCCTTCGACCGGGTGATGGAGCGCAACCTGCGGTACGTGCCGGTCTCCTGCCGGGAGGTCGGCGCGGCGCTGCTGGCCGCGGGGGAGACCGGCAGCATCGTCAACATCTCGTCCGGGGCCGCCCGCGGCGCCCCGCTGCTCGGCGCCTACGCGGCGGCGAAGGCCGGCCTGGAGGCGCTGACCCGGTCGATGGCGCTCGCCTGGGGCCCGCACGGCATCCGCGTCAACGCCGTCTCGCCCGGGACGACCCGTACCGGCGACCAGGAACGTGGCGAGGTCGCTCCTGGGATTCCGCTGCGCCGGCGTGGCGAGGCGAGCGAGGTCGCGGCCGCGGTGCTGTTTCTGCTCTCGGACCTTTCCAGCTACACCACTGGCCACATCCTCCCGGTGGACGGCGGCGCCGCGCTGGGTCATCCGGGCGGCGAGCAGCTGTCCGCCTTCGCCGGCCGCGACCGCCCCGCCGGACGGTAACGGCGCCGGTTCTCGGCGCGCCCCCACCGTTTTCAGGGCGCGCCGAGAAGAAGCGCGAAGCCTTAGCGGTACATTCCGGCACCGCCGTCGATGAACAGTGTGCGGCCGGTGATGAACGAACCGCTGGGCCCGGCGAGGAAGACGACCGTCCCGCCGACGTCGGTCTCCGGGTCGCCCAGCCGGCCGAGCGGGATCCGGTCGATCACGGTCGGCGGCCAGCGGTTCGGGTCACTCGTGGCGACCGGGCACAGCACGTTGACCCGGATGTTGTCCGGCCCCCACTCGACGGAGGCGTGCTTGGTGATGCCGCGGATGGCCTCCTTGGCGCCGGCGTACACGCCCTCGCCGCGCACACCGCCCTGGGTCCCGGACGCGGACGCGCAGTTGATGACCGCGCCGCCGCCGCGCGCCTTCATGTACGGGTGGCACAGCTGCATCATCCGCAGCGACGCCATCGGGCCCGACTCGAAGACCAGGCGCATCTCGGCGTCGGAGACCTCCAGCAGCGGCATCTTGTTCCAGCCCTGGGCGAGGTTGACCAGCGTGCTCACACCGCCGAAGTCGCGGACGACCTCCTCGACCGCGGCGGCGCAGGCGGCCGGGTCCATGACGTCGCAGCGCAGGGCGCGTTCCACCCCGTCCGCGCGGGACGGGTCGAGGTCGAGCGCGACCACCGTCGCCCCGGCCTTCGTGAGAGCCCGGCAGACTCCGCGCCCGAGGTCGCCTGCCCCACCCGTGACGATCGCGACGTCCGTGTCCATCTCCTGCGGCGCTCCTTCGTTCGACGGCGCGGCCACCGCGGTTTCCGTGCGGTAAGCCACGGCCTGGAAACCTCACAATTTAATGCAAATAGCTTATACTTCTGAGACGGTCGAAGGAAGTGGGGAAGCATGAACGCGATCGAGCAGCTGCTGGCCCGGGACCAGATCCGCCAGCTCGCGGAGCGCTACGCCCTCGCGGTCGACGGCAAGGACCTGGACTCCCTTGCCGCGCTCTTCGCCGACGACGTGAGCAACGGCCGCTACGGCCCGGGCCGCGCCGGAGTGCGGACCTTCTACGACAACCGCCTGCGGCTGTTCCACTGCTCGATGCACCTGGTCGGCAATCACGTGATCGATTTCGACGACGACGAGCACGCCCACGGCGTCGTGTACTGCCGGGCGCACCACCACGTCACCGAGCCCGAGCACTGGTTCGACCTGGCACTCGCGTACTGGGACACCTACGAGCGGTCCGGCGACGGCTGGGTGTTCCGCCGGCGGCGGGTGAAGTCGTGGTACCGGCAGGAGTTCGGGCATCCGGAGCACGGCACCGGGCGGGTGCTCGCCGCCGAGGGGCAGGCCGGCCCGATGCGGGGGAGCAGGATGCCGGAGGGCTGGCCCACCTTCGACGACTACTGGGCCCGGCCCCCGGCGCCGCTGCCCGGCGAGTGAGCGGCCCGCCGGCGCGGGTCACGTGCCGCGGACGAGCCCGAACGTCCCGCCGTCCGCGTAGGACGGAAGGTGCGCGAGCACCCCGCCGTCGGCGACCACGTCCGCGCCGGTCAGGAACGAGGCCGCGGGGGACGCCAGGAAGGCGACCAGATTGGCCGCGTCCGCGGGCAGCCCGACCCGGGGGACGAGCTGGTGGCGCAGCTTGTTCCGCCTCGCCTGCTCCGACATCGACGGGTACGGGATCGTGCCCAGGGTGACCGCGTTGCACCGCACGCCCGCCCGGCCGTACTGGGTCGCGAGGACGCGGGTGAGGCCGAGCAGCGCCGCCTTCGCGACCGGGTAGGCGCTCAGGTCGGGATCACCGGCGTGGGCGTGGATCGAGGCGACGTTGATGATCGAGCCACCGCCGCGCGCCACCAGGTGCGGGAGGCACCGCCGGGCGCAGAGC is a genomic window of Pseudofrankia inefficax containing:
- a CDS encoding SDR family oxidoreductase — its product is MRSRLDLTGRPTLVVGGGGAGIGSAVAAAAAGAGAPVAVITHNADHAEALLRLVRAAGVAVAAAVADVLDEGSLVAAIARLQDELGPIRNLVNVVGGAAGEYHRPSAQPIDSFDRVMERNLRYVPVSCREVGAALLAAGETGSIVNISSGAARGAPLLGAYAAAKAGLEALTRSMALAWGPHGIRVNAVSPGTTRTGDQERGEVAPGIPLRRRGEASEVAAAVLFLLSDLSSYTTGHILPVDGGAALGHPGGEQLSAFAGRDRPAGR
- a CDS encoding SDR family NAD(P)-dependent oxidoreductase — encoded protein: MDTDVAIVTGGAGDLGRGVCRALTKAGATVVALDLDPSRADGVERALRCDVMDPAACAAAVEEVVRDFGGVSTLVNLAQGWNKMPLLEVSDAEMRLVFESGPMASLRMMQLCHPYMKARGGGAVINCASASGTQGGVRGEGVYAGAKEAIRGITKHASVEWGPDNIRVNVLCPVATSDPNRWPPTVIDRIPLGRLGDPETDVGGTVVFLAGPSGSFITGRTLFIDGGAGMYR
- a CDS encoding nuclear transport factor 2 family protein translates to MNAIEQLLARDQIRQLAERYALAVDGKDLDSLAALFADDVSNGRYGPGRAGVRTFYDNRLRLFHCSMHLVGNHVIDFDDDEHAHGVVYCRAHHHVTEPEHWFDLALAYWDTYERSGDGWVFRRRRVKSWYRQEFGHPEHGTGRVLAAEGQAGPMRGSRMPEGWPTFDDYWARPPAPLPGE
- a CDS encoding SDR family NAD(P)-dependent oxidoreductase, producing the protein MTSQPLAGLVAVVTGGAGHLGSAMTTTMAEQGARVAVADLDVDRAREHAGRLAAAGFDSLAVRVDVASEESVGQAVDQVVDRFGGLDVLVNNAAPSRLIATDAQVLDVPLATWDALQDVIVRGALLCARRCLPHLVARGGGSIINVASIHAHAGDPDLSAYPVAKAALLGLTRVLATQYGRAGVRCNAVTLGTIPYPSMSEQARRNKLRHQLVPRVGLPADAANLVAFLASPAASFLTGADVVADGGVLAHLPSYADGGTFGLVRGT